The Pantoea sp. At-9b genome includes a window with the following:
- the iolE gene encoding myo-inosose-2 dehydratase produces MNKENVKLAIAPIGWTNDDMPELGSENTFQQTVSEMALAGFTGSEVGSKYPRDPAVLKPMLDIRGIQICNAWFSTFFAQGDKAKTIDEFTNHMNFLHAMGARVIGCSEQSKSIQGTTLPVLEQKPIFTDEEWRLTVEGYNELAEIAAQKGMRVSLHHHMGTAIQTPAEIDRFMESTNDNVGLLYDTGHIYYSEGSQQAMLDVLTKYLPRIFHVHLKDVRDSVVAEVRANSLSFLDGVKKGTFTVPGDGVIDFQPVFKILDDFGYKGWMVVEAEQDPALANPFEYAVKARKYIREQTGL; encoded by the coding sequence ATGAACAAAGAGAATGTGAAGCTGGCGATTGCGCCAATCGGCTGGACCAACGACGACATGCCGGAACTGGGCAGTGAAAACACCTTCCAGCAGACGGTGAGCGAAATGGCCCTGGCGGGCTTTACCGGCAGCGAAGTCGGCAGCAAATACCCGCGCGATCCGGCGGTGCTGAAACCGATGCTGGATATTCGCGGCATCCAGATCTGCAATGCCTGGTTCAGCACCTTCTTCGCCCAAGGTGATAAAGCGAAAACCATCGACGAATTCACCAATCACATGAATTTCCTGCATGCGATGGGCGCGCGAGTCATTGGTTGCTCGGAACAAAGCAAAAGTATCCAGGGTACCACGCTGCCAGTGCTGGAGCAGAAACCGATTTTCACTGATGAAGAGTGGCGTCTGACGGTAGAAGGCTACAACGAGCTGGCGGAGATTGCGGCACAGAAAGGGATGCGCGTCAGCCTGCATCACCATATGGGCACGGCGATTCAGACCCCGGCGGAAATCGACCGCTTTATGGAGTCAACCAACGACAACGTTGGCCTGCTGTACGACACCGGCCACATTTACTACTCGGAAGGTTCACAACAGGCGATGCTGGATGTGCTGACCAAATACCTGCCGCGTATTTTCCATGTGCACCTGAAAGATGTGCGCGACAGCGTGGTGGCAGAAGTGCGTGCGAATTCGTTGTCGTTCCTCGATGGCGTGAAGAAAGGCACCTTTACCGTACCTGGCGATGGGGTGATTGATTTCCAGCCGGTGTTTAAAATCCTCGACGATTTCGGCTACAAAGGCTGGATGGTGGTAGAAGCAG
- a CDS encoding Gfo/Idh/MocA family protein: MTLKLGVIGAGAIGQEHIRRCNNVLQGAKVVAVSDINVEGARAALQRLNIAAEVYQDGHQVINSPEVDAVLVTSWDPTHEEFTLAAIAAGKPVFCEKPLALSAEGCRRIVDAEIKHGKRLVQVGFMRPYDAGYRALKKVITDGEIGEPLMLHCAHRNQSVGENYTTDMAITNTLIHELDVLRWLTEDDYKSVQVVFPRVTSKSHAKLKDPQIVLFETQKGIRIDVEIFVNCAYGYDIQCEVVGEEGIAKLPEPSAIQMRKNARLGNAILTDWKDRFIEAYDVELQAFINDVKAGQLTGPSAWDGFAASVAADACLKAQNSGAIEAVEMPPRPTFYNK, encoded by the coding sequence ATGACGCTCAAACTCGGTGTTATCGGTGCCGGTGCCATTGGCCAGGAACATATCCGCCGCTGCAACAATGTGCTGCAAGGGGCGAAGGTGGTGGCGGTTTCAGATATTAATGTGGAAGGGGCGCGTGCCGCGCTGCAACGTCTGAATATCGCTGCGGAGGTGTATCAGGACGGACATCAGGTGATCAACTCACCAGAAGTCGATGCGGTGCTGGTGACCTCGTGGGACCCGACGCACGAAGAGTTTACCCTGGCGGCGATTGCAGCGGGCAAACCGGTGTTCTGTGAAAAGCCACTGGCACTGAGTGCTGAAGGTTGCCGTCGTATTGTCGATGCAGAAATCAAACACGGTAAACGTCTGGTACAGGTCGGGTTTATGCGTCCGTATGATGCCGGTTACCGCGCCCTGAAAAAGGTCATCACTGACGGTGAAATCGGCGAACCGCTGATGCTGCACTGCGCGCACCGCAACCAGAGCGTCGGTGAGAACTACACCACGGATATGGCCATCACCAATACCCTGATTCACGAGCTGGACGTCCTGCGCTGGCTGACGGAAGACGATTACAAAAGCGTGCAGGTGGTGTTCCCGCGCGTCACCTCTAAGTCCCATGCGAAGCTGAAAGATCCGCAGATCGTGCTGTTTGAAACGCAGAAAGGCATCCGCATTGATGTGGAGATCTTCGTGAACTGTGCGTATGGCTACGACATCCAGTGTGAAGTGGTGGGGGAAGAGGGCATCGCGAAACTGCCGGAGCCTTCCGCCATTCAGATGCGTAAAAACGCCCGTCTCGGCAACGCCATTCTCACCGACTGGAAAGATCGCTTTATCGAAGCTTACGACGTGGAATTGCAGGCGTTTATCAATGATGTGAAAGCCGGCCAGTTGACCGGGCCTTCAGCCTGGGATGGTTTTGCGGCCTCAGTGGCGGCGGATGCCTGCCTGAAAGCGCAGAACAGCGGTGCTATCGAAGCGGTTGAAATGCCACCGCGTCCGACTTTCTACAACAAATAA